Within the Procambarus clarkii isolate CNS0578487 chromosome 28, FALCON_Pclarkii_2.0, whole genome shotgun sequence genome, the region ggtgttactcagggcagcatacttggccctctcctctttctcatctacattaatgaccttccaaatgcctcccaacacctccaactaattctatttgctgacgacacaaccttcatttactccagtcctgacccccttgctctaaatgccacagtaaatactgagcttaagaaagtccatctttggctaactgccaacaaactcacccttaacattgacaaaacgttctatattctgtttggtaataaatcctctaatcaaataaatctcaaaataaacaatacccaaatttgtaacaaattagatggcaaattccttggcgttctcatcgaccacaagctgaatttccagggacacattctaaatatatcaaaaatagtttcaaaaactgttggcattctttctaagatcagatattatgtaccccgccctgccctggtgactctctattactccctcatcaatccatatctcaactatggtatttgtgcttggggttctactacccaaaatcatttacgtcctctaattactcaacacaaagctgctattaggacaatatccaactctagccccagacatcactcggtacccctactcaaatctctgaatatgttagatattaagtcattgcacattctctcatgtgtattatacatatataaaatgctgaagtgtaatgccaatcctgacctcaaaagattcattgaaggttgtaacagaacccatgagcaccacaccagaaataaatacagttttgatattcctagagtacgacttaatcaaactagaaatgctcttcaaatcaagggacccagaatgtggaatgaccttcccaaccatgttaaagactgtacctctctcaaccagtttaagataaaaacgaagcactacctaataaattccctgtaacctaccttacccctctgttgtcaacccatgtctgttttttttttcaaaacaacgctctttgaatgtaattgtctgtaataatttgtaattgtatttgtgctgctttttcagacatgttcccccctcttttacctctatttttatttgttctcaacacattttattctttatacccattagtattaagctttagtcattaatgtttttcctgcccgaaacgctttgcgtaatagtggctttaggcattgtatgtactagctctatctattaatccaacaaactttgtaaaatctcttgcatgtatgtaccttacctaaataaacatttatttattaatcttaccttttcggtcatatttaatatatatatattatatatatatatatatatatatatatatatatatatatatatatatatatatatatatatatatatatatatatatatatatacacacacacacacacacacacacacatggaacatTGGGTTTGTTTGGGgtaatacattcttgtaaaggtactagtacatgcagcgtttcgagaaggtccttaatctaacggataattttaagtaggtaaattgtagTAAAATTTATAAAAAGTTGACAgatactttgtaaaaaaaaagaaaaatgagggagattactaggtatattaaagcacatccatagctctgattgatagcattgacagctatcaccagtcgcaacatggtgcaggagaaTAGCAGTGTAAATCCTAGCATTTAACTaggcagaaacaatgggcagagtttctttcaccctatgcccctgttacctagcagtaaaataggtacctgggtgttagtcagttgtcacgggctgcttcctgggggtggaggcctggtcgaggactgggccgcggggacactaaaaagccccgaaatcatctcaagataacctcaagataggcatttttggagatccgaACCAGGGTTTCTCAATGCAGGACAACAAGGCTAAGCAGACAGCTGCGTCCAGAGATGGAGCTGCAAAGAAACATGTATCAGTAGGCGAGGGGATAAAAATGACAAAGGTATCCACTAAATCAACTAcatgtttatggatgaataaatcatcaggacgagtagaatcaacatgactaagatcaaaatacttagtccatgtagcagaaccaaataaagcttggaacgtattagaactggaaagaatcgtgtgagtgtgactgcggagggaacagcaccgagcacccccagtaagacgggggggagggggcaaagaggcccagttgttacaatgagtgatcgagccactccatgtgatgaggtggtcatcattgggagcttggggctcaacccagccacagaggtgggagggggagcagataggggtagttgggacctggtggaccaagcactcacaagtcaggtagtagaagagctcccagaaccccatcaagcagggagaGTCAGGAGCTGCTTGATCTGGGACCAATGTAGtgtgggctacagagcccagctttccatcacagtccgacttggggagcctggtctcccacccctcatgtcttagaagttaaaaagagggtcagatatcagcatgtaaatcAATGAGTAAACATTTCATCAGCAAACaaggccccatacccaccatggaaccacaattagaggataggacacccaacaaaaCATAGGCCCCCCACCCCCAAGGGTGGGGGGGCCTTTGTCTGGTGGGGTGCACTGTAGATATACGCCCTACAATCGCAACCATAGGAATCATCATTCCGTCAAGATATAATGGAAGCTCAGCACAATATAATTGGGCTCAGCAATGAAGGAAAAGATTGACAATAAAGGTGTCCTCTTGCTCGACAATGCCgagtaccacagttttacgggtgAGAGGGTGTGCCTCCCCAAAAACCCGGTGTCTAAACAGACGAAAACatctgaaagaataatcaagaattgcaaaacgtcacaaggaaatagcaattaaacaggagaattgggaaggaaaaattaaacttcataggaaaaagcattcagcacaattagcgAAGATCGCAGTAAAAGcattaggcttcaaaaggacagaggacactgtcccatggagcatcacactctagcatcagCCAACCAAGTCCCCTCATGATGGCaatgggctggaaagggagggggaaatgagaaagacgagagggtgaagaatactgcccagtgtaacaccagtgttaataggtagagtgggtgaattggaatcattcacagagacatactgaagcctgtcactaaggtaagattgtaggtattggagggattaacctcttactccgtaatgttgtaatttaagaaagttaatgtgttaattaacagtgaaaaaagtcttaatgtaggtcaacaaataaatgaacaagggtactcatttcttccaagagctgcatatataaagttaatcatactaattggtgcatgattggtccttttttgggcctgaaaccattatggcaggaactaagtaaattttgttttgctaaataggattaaggctgcgtgtagattaactctttaaaacattttagacaaaatctgcagagttgatattggtctataattgttgacttcagtgagattgacactttaatggactaaggttactcttgcttttttttcccttagaatatcaggaaaggtctggagttcaaatgatttgttgtagagcactgaaatggctggagctaaaaatcttgaggtttctttgaaaattagggttggtatgtgaacatatggtatctgtgcatggggttcattcatccactgcaaattacctgatgctcatcaccacccaataaaaatctgctatcagaacaataaaattgtcttcaaacaacacacagcctctctgtttaaatccctgaacatgctaaatatacacattctcttgtgctatttacatgtacaaaaccttgttcctaaatgctaatcctgatctgaaactctcaattgatagatgtaatagaacccacgagcaccacaacataaataaatatctgtttgatataaaatgacagtcatgctaatataattgccagtaaggtttatgtaattcacaatcatattaattaatataattgccagtttggataatataattgacagaggattatacgaatcaggataatattattgctaatctagctaatataactttgaatcaggctttttcacccacagggttattgatcaatgGAACTGACTACCTGCCaatgccataactgccaaaatgtgGTAAATTTCAatatatacctggaaaaaatcaaggaaaattggggggggggtaagggaaccttcaacaagctgccagcttcccgtttttatcgaggccactagggttagtggccctcaggtaaattgggtaaaatattattccaagacaattacagcataactgataagttaggctagagtaatataaatttctggtaaatttagagtgatgtaaatttctagagtaatataaatttaaattttatattaacttgactgagttataaatgccaatctgccttcaataaactcttcggtgaaatatttataatgaaatatttataattaagagtattattcataaatatgcctaaacaaaaaatataaaacagacatcagtttgcatatgaatctgatgagaaaattccttgattaacctacatttccctatcaatcaaatggtctcatccTAAGtccgtctcagactgtcttcttcaccagcaccattgctaaataatattacaacaataatgtccataacttagctacagagtattgtGGAGGTGaccccacgtgttacaacaatagtacagtaatatttcaccttgaactgtcgtcgtagggagaggtagggctggtagggcaggtggagcaagtctaggctcctcaggaaggataggacagagggagtcaatgcctctttaggggtcctatgggcacatatcctaagtgccagtggtgccgggtagGCGTCGTCTGCACGGGGTCACGTgtagttcaaatctggcccactcggcctgcaCGGGGCTGCTGCGCTGGTAGGCAGTGCGCggtcgccgtccaccaatcagggtacagtcctgcctacactatgaaatgtctcctttggcgggcactttgaatgtggttccctccacagtatattacattttaaataaattttcacagagaacaaaaacagaaagcacattattatttacataaatatgaagaataacatttaaagctttgatttatctttgctaaactaaagagatatttctatacttataagcaattttgaattttcctatagtgacagcttctctagttcttgcttggtcatctaactttcataaaagaacaatataataaaatatcttgattTTTACCTTTCAtagtgaagtgtatttctcaaacaaaatagaattacctttgaagaacatccaactgacattgtgatagcacactgttagattaaagttaagttaatatacctgtatatgcctcattatccttcaacattctcttaattaccttccacactctaagtgtttagcctattatctgcatgtatcattttgtgcctcttcatatcactaagacgactgaatctcttcccacactctggacactcgtgaggcttgtcacctgaatgcactaacatgtgccttattatttttgcacgttctctaaattttttgccacactcagcacattgaaaaggtctctcatccgcatgcaccatcctgtgacgcttcatatgtccatgctgactgaatctcttcccacactctggacactcgtgacgtttatcacctgaatgcactaacatgtgagtcttcatacttccaagacgactgaatctcttcccacactttggacattcatgaggtttgtcacctgaatgcactaacatgtgagtcgtcatacttcgaagtagactgaatttcttcctacactctggacattcatgaggtttgtcccctgaatgcactaacatgtgccttattatatttccacgttctctaaattttttgccacactcggcacattgaaaaggtctctcatccgcatgcaccatcatgtgacgcttcatatgtccatgctcactgaatcttttcccacactctggacactcatgaggtttatcacctgaatgcactaacatgtgagtcttcatatatcCACGCtgagtgaatctcttcccacactctggacactcatgaggtttatcacctgaatgcactaacatgtgacgcttcacatTTCCAGGacaggtgaataccttcggacactgtggacactggtgaggtttatcacctgaatgcactaacatgtgagtcttcacatgtgaaggactggtgaataccttcggacactgtggacactggtgagtcttcatcttctttatgataggtgcagtttgtgtgaaggttttctcccccggatgttgggagaagcgtcaaggcttgagtgttgtttcttagagttagacttgatgtgagaacttggcggtcaatggtggtggttcttctttatgataggtacagtttgtgtcaaggttttcccttaatgctcgtgctggacatcaccggcgggtGCTGCTAACATGGCGACGGTcgcttaccctctcatcacctaagcgttccaatgtttttgtctgatTCCACAcatcatttttcctacttcttatttttgtttataactggtcatttacaattaacacttgtatttatattcatgtttttcaatcaaagaatgtacttgaaattgtttctttaaacataaaccCACACGATTATTctttttgaaggaaatagctctcCCACAGTGGATACACTACATGCGCAGAGTTGACCAACAAGAGTTTCATattctattttatttatttatatatatatatatatatatatatatatatatatatatatatatatatatatatatatatatatatatatatatatatatatatatatatatatatatatatatatatatatatatatatatatatatatatatatatatatatatatatatatatatatatatatatatatatatatatatatatatatatatatatatatatatatatatatatatatatatatatatatatatatatatatatatatatatatatatatatatatatatatatatatatatatatatatatattagtatattttggtagcagtctttcctgtagacatatattattaaatatgaccgaaaaagtaagattaataattctaacacgaattttctcaatctttcgtacattacgcttcactgttggaggtaaatgaaaaatcacttctccaaaattcatttttatttctagtctgacgcgacacgggcgcgtttcgtaaaacttattacattttcaaagacttcacaaatacacaactgattagaacgtatctctgattttatatctacatttgagtgaggtgggaggggtgatgtggcattaacacaagacagaacaagaggggatattaatagggtattaaaagtatcaacacaagacagaacagaaacaatgggtattgaatagaagtgtttgtagaaagcctattggtccatatttcttgatgcttctatattggagcggagtcttgaggtgggtagaatatagttgtgcaataattggctgttgattgctggtgttgacttcttgatgtgtagtgcctcgcaaacgtcaagccgcctgctatcgctgtatctatcgatgatttctgtgttgtttactaggatttctctggcgatggtttggttatgggaagagattatatgttccttaatggagccctgttgcttatgcatcgttaaacgcctagaaagagatgttgttgccttgcctatatactgggttttttggagcttacagtccccaagtgggcatttgaaggcatagacgacattagtctcttttaaagcgttctgttttgtgtctggagagtttctcatgagtaggctggccgtttttctggttttatagtaaatcgtcagttgtatcctctgatttttgtctgtagggacaaaatacagacaaaaatcagaggatacaactgacgatttactataaaaccagaaaaacggccagcctactcatgagaaactctccagacacaaaacagaacgctttaaaagagactaatgtcgtctatgccttcaaatgcccacttggggactgtaagctccaaaaaacccagtatataggcaagacaacaacatctctttctaggcgtttaacgatgcataagcaacagggctccattaaggaacatataatctcttcccataaccaaaccatcgccagagaaatcctagtaaacaacacagaaatcatcgatagatacagcgatagcaggcggcttgacgtttgcgaggcactacacatcaagaagtcaacaccagcaatcaacagccaattattgcacaactatattctacccacctcaagactccgctccaatatagaagcatcaagaaatatggaccaataggctttctacaaacacttctattcaatacccattgtttctgttctgtcttgtgttgatacttttaataccctattaatatcccctcttgttctgtcttgtgttaatgccacatcacccctcccacctcactcaaatgtagatataaaatcagagatacgttctaatcagttgtgtatttgtgaagtctttgaaaatgtaataagttttacgaaacgcgcccgtgtcgcgtcagactagaaataaaaatgaattttggagaagtgatttttgatttacctccaacagtgaagcgtaatgtacgaaagattgagaaaattcgtgttagaattattaatcttactttttcggtcatatttaataatatatatatatatatatatatatatatatatatatatatatatatatatatatatatatatatatatatatatatatatatatatatataaatatatatatatatatatatatatatatatatatatatatatatatatatatatatatatatatatatatatatatatatataaatatatatatatatatatatatatttatatatatatatatatatatatatatatatatatatatatatatatatatatatatatatatatatatatatatatatatatatatatatatatatgtcgtacctagtagccagaacgcacttctcagcctactatgcaaggcccgatttgcctaataagccaagttttcattaattaattgtttttcgactacctaacctacctaacctaacctaagctaactttttcggctacctaacctaacctaacctataaagataggttaggttaggttaggtagggttggttaggttcggtcatatatctacgttaattttaactccaataaaaaataattgacctcatacataatgaaatgggtagctttatcatttcataagaaaaaaattagagaaaatatattaattcaggaaaacttggcttataaggcaaatcgggccttgcatagtaggccaaaaactgcattctggctactaggtacgacatatatatatatatatatatatatatatatatatatatatatatatatatatatatatatatatatatgtcgtacctagtagccagaacgcacttctcagcctactatgcaaggcccgatttgcctaataagccaagttttcatgagttatttatttctcgactacctaatctacctaacctaacctaccttttccggctacctaaactaacctaacctataaagaattaagacccttaagaaagatagcacgcctaacaagaataaccctactagccaggctaacaacatgattagttcagctatctccggggtaccgactctccccccctcaacaataacaaacaatctcagctgggcgcagtgccgtctctgacacgggccatgcaactgttaggtagccatatggaccaacttaaacgagctgctgccccttgttctgacttcaagcgtttttttttttttttttttttttttttttttttttttttttgagatatatacaagagttgttacattcttgtacagccactagtacgcataacgtttcgggcaggtccctggaatacgatcccctgccgcgaagaatcgtcattgttgataacccttggctcaagttattaactcaaatacatgaagatcaaatgacagtaatcaaagagcagtcggccttaataatgaacctgcaaggctcattattatcattgcagaatgaagttgtagacttacacaagaacaatcaagatctatctaccaaagtcgtcaacctcgaacaagaattaagccTTCTGaagaacacagttactaactttaatccagatgcaaccactaaaaaacaggaagaaatattgcaacagtttgagaaccatctgaacaacctacaacagcaacacactgttacccaagacgagacagaccaacataaactccttgagtctgtaattatctcttcacgtgattttccccaagaaactgatggtgaagactgtgctgccatcgtgatcaaagtattgcaggataagttaagttattcgatccaaaaaaatgacatcaaagcagcttatagagtgggtaccaaatcatctggtactaataacaggcgaattcatttaaaattagatagctgctcccgcaagactgatcttatctcatctgcagttgctagtaaatccactgtttatgtgaatgaatgtctgaccaggtgcaggcaaaatctcttttttaaactgcgtggcttatgcaaaaattcccctacaattaaacactgttttgtgcgagatggtaaaattatagctaggaggactgacactggaaaaacctattcaataaccacagaagctcaccttaattctttcctcaatgactgggatatctgctgtatagcctgaattcaaattataatctcatttaactacctttgtgtactctagctctgcctttcccttcaaaaggttttaactttagttaaaaaaaaaaagtttaatattgtcatctttattattgtcttttttttctttttactcccatgttccatagtacactggctttgcctgtgtcctctagtattaacttcattatccagtgttcctgagtgtatctctatttaaactacctcagtttgttttagtgtaactttagtattcaactatagtgtacttataa harbors:
- the LOC138369536 gene encoding zinc finger protein 383-like isoform X2; protein product: MKTHQCPQCPKVFTSPSHVKTHMLVHSGDKPHQCPQCPKVFTCPGNVKRHMLVHSGDKPHECPECGKRFTQRGYMKTHMLVHSGDKPHECPECGKRFSEHGHMKRHMMVHADERPFQCAECGKKFRERGNIIRHMLVHSGDKPHECPECRKKFSLLRSMTTHMLVHSGDKPHECPKCGKRFSRLGSMKTHMLVHSGDKRHECPECGKRFSQHGHMKRHRMVHADERPFQCAECGKKFRERAKIIRHMLVHSGDKPHECPECGKRFSRLSDMKRHKMIHADNRLNT